The Equus quagga isolate Etosha38 chromosome 2, UCLA_HA_Equagga_1.0, whole genome shotgun sequence genome has a window encoding:
- the LOC124235896 gene encoding olfactory receptor 4K13-like, whose translation MEKQNHTMVSQFILLGLTEFPELQIFFFLFFSVIYMAIVLSNLIIIFVVKFDPQLHSPMYFLLANLSFIDMSLASFATPKMICDLISDYKTISYEGCMAQMFFLHLLGGSEMMLLVAMAIDRYIAICKPLHYNNIMSHRVCIGLALLSWTTGFVHTMSQMVFTVTLPFCGPNVVDSFFCDLPQVIKLACTDTYTLELLVIALSGLLSLLCFTFLFISYSIILITVRHHSSSGSSKALSTLSAHITVVVLFFGPCVFIYIWPFSSISIDKILSVFYTIFTPLLNPIIYTFRNKDMKKAIRKIKTMHVSPRSTF comes from the coding sequence atggaaaagcaaaatcaCACCATGGTATCTCAGTTTATTTTGCTGGGACTGACAGAGTTTCCTGAgctacagattttctttttcctatttttttctgttatctaCATGGCCATTGTATTAAGTAATCTCATCATTATCTTTGTAGTGAAATTTGACCCTCAATTGCACTCTCCCATGTACTTCCTACTGGCCAATCTCTCCTTTATTGATATGTCCCTGGCCTCCTTTGCTACTCCTAAAATGATCTGTGACTTAATTAGTGACTATAAGACCATCTCCTATGAAGGCTGCATGGCCCAGATGTTTTTCCTTCACCTTTTGGGTGGAAGTGAGATGATGTTGCTAGTAGCCATGGCAATTGATAGATACATTGCTATATGCAAACCCCTCCATTACAACAATATTATGAGCCATCGTGTTTGCATTGGACTTGCACTTCTCTCCTGGACCACTGGTTTTGTGCACACTATGAGCCAAATGGTTTTCACAGTGACATTACCATTCTGTGGCCCCAATGTTGTGGATAGTTTTTTTTGTGATTTGCCTCAGGTAATCAAACTTGCGTGCACCGACACTTACACCTTGGAGCTATTAGTCATTGCACTCAGTGGACtactctctctgctctgtttcaCCTTTCTGTTCATCTCCTATAGCATCATCCTGATTACTGTCCGGCATCATTCCTCCAGTGGGTCTTCCAAGGCTTTGTCCACTCTGTCAGCCCACATTACAGTGGTGGTACTGTTCTTTGGACCTTGCGTCTTTATCTATATATGGCCATTTAGCAGCATCTCCATAGATAAGATCCTCTCTGTGTTTTATACAATTTTTACTCCTCTTTTAAATCCAATCATCTACACATTCAGGAATAAAGACATGaagaaagcaataagaaaaataaagactatgcATGTGAGTCCCAGATCAACCTTTTAA